The following proteins are encoded in a genomic region of Saccharopolyspora antimicrobica:
- the nudC gene encoding NAD(+) diphosphatase, whose amino-acid sequence MTSNVFAGTGFQLDSAPLLSRSTVDRREQLRDASDGGAELWATGKVLLVDAKGRTRIDTGSGLVAHPACDFGERPAPGAVLLGVEGETSYWALRSDHDGAQDGWLDLRNGGVLLNDTDAGLFTTAVGLLSWHDNARYCAVCGAATTRVRAGWARRCTGCDREEYPRTDPAVICLVHDGGDQVLLARQPNWPPERYSVLAGFVEVGESLEACVAREIAEEVGVDVTDVRYLGSQPWPFPRSLMLGFAAIADPSAPLVPADGEIEDARWVHRDTVLAALQSEGAAVDGLRLPPGVSIAYRMIRGWANWQS is encoded by the coding sequence ATGACCTCCAACGTGTTCGCTGGAACGGGTTTCCAGCTGGATTCCGCACCGCTGCTGTCGCGGTCCACTGTGGATCGGCGGGAGCAGCTGCGGGACGCCTCCGACGGCGGGGCGGAGCTGTGGGCGACCGGGAAGGTTCTGCTCGTCGACGCCAAGGGCCGCACCCGGATCGACACCGGCTCGGGACTGGTGGCCCACCCGGCCTGCGACTTCGGTGAGCGCCCCGCTCCCGGAGCGGTGCTGCTCGGCGTCGAGGGCGAGACCAGCTACTGGGCGCTGCGCAGTGACCACGACGGTGCGCAGGATGGCTGGCTCGACCTGCGCAACGGCGGTGTGCTGCTCAACGACACCGACGCGGGGCTGTTCACGACCGCGGTCGGTCTGCTCAGCTGGCACGACAACGCCCGCTACTGCGCGGTGTGCGGAGCGGCGACGACCCGCGTGCGCGCCGGGTGGGCGCGGCGTTGCACGGGGTGCGACCGCGAGGAGTACCCGCGGACCGACCCCGCGGTGATCTGCCTCGTGCACGACGGCGGGGACCAGGTACTGCTGGCCCGCCAGCCGAACTGGCCGCCGGAGCGGTACTCGGTGCTGGCCGGGTTCGTGGAGGTCGGCGAATCGCTGGAAGCCTGCGTCGCGCGCGAGATCGCGGAGGAAGTGGGGGTGGACGTCACCGACGTCCGCTACCTGGGCAGCCAGCCGTGGCCGTTCCCGCGCTCGCTGATGCTGGGCTTCGCGGCGATCGCGGACCCTTCGGCGCCGCTGGTCCCGGCCGACGGCGAGATCGAGGACGCCCGCTGGGTGCACCGGGACACGGTGCTGGCCGCGCTGCAGTCCGAAGGTGCCGCCGTGGACGGCCTCCGCCTGCCTCCGGGCGTCTCCATCGCCTACCGCATGATCCGCGGCTGGGCGAACTGGCAGAGCTGA
- a CDS encoding M16 family metallopeptidase, which yields MTRATHRSAEEIGRTELGPRPLPPLGEPRTGRLPATADTVLSNGLRVIAARHGVVPMVELRLRIPFAGENPKHAARAEVLAETLLTGTERRSRVQMDTDLAAVGGDLNAVVDPERLSVYGNALATGLDTLLDVLADALTGAAYLDEEITGERGRLVERIAVARSQPRVIAREELQRHRYGDHPFVREVPEAEDVAAVTAEEVRALHPESVLPRGSVLVLVGDIDPEQTVATVERILGGWQSEHSARALPSLPVVRGGDVKLVHRPGAVQSQLRLSAQALPRTDPQYPALQIANLTFGGYFSSRLVENIREDKGYTYGAHSSFEFTPGNGTLLVDADTASEVTAAALLETRYELARLALVPPTQSEVESARQYAIGGLLTSTASQSGMASTLVALAVAGLTQEWLVEHPERLREVTVEQVAEAAKRLAPTSFTGVVVGDADLLADQLRLLGGVVLP from the coding sequence ATGACCCGCGCAACGCACCGCAGCGCCGAGGAGATCGGCCGCACCGAGCTGGGCCCGCGGCCGCTGCCGCCGCTCGGCGAACCCCGCACCGGCCGGCTCCCCGCCACCGCGGACACCGTGCTGAGCAACGGGCTCCGCGTGATCGCGGCCCGCCACGGCGTGGTGCCGATGGTCGAGCTGCGCCTGCGGATCCCCTTCGCCGGTGAGAACCCCAAGCACGCGGCGCGCGCCGAGGTGCTGGCCGAGACGCTGCTGACCGGCACCGAACGCCGCAGCCGCGTGCAGATGGACACCGACCTGGCCGCCGTCGGCGGCGACCTGAACGCGGTGGTCGACCCGGAGCGGCTCAGCGTCTACGGCAACGCGCTGGCCACCGGCCTCGACACGCTGCTCGACGTGCTCGCCGACGCGCTGACCGGGGCCGCCTACCTGGACGAGGAGATCACCGGGGAGCGCGGCCGCCTGGTCGAGCGGATCGCCGTCGCGCGTTCGCAGCCGCGGGTGATCGCCCGGGAGGAGCTGCAGCGCCACCGCTACGGCGATCACCCGTTCGTCCGCGAGGTGCCGGAAGCCGAGGACGTCGCCGCCGTCACCGCGGAAGAGGTCCGCGCCCTGCACCCCGAGTCGGTCCTGCCGCGCGGTTCGGTGCTGGTGCTCGTCGGCGACATCGACCCGGAGCAGACGGTGGCGACCGTCGAGCGGATCCTGGGCGGCTGGCAGTCCGAGCACAGCGCCCGCGCGCTGCCGTCCTTGCCCGTCGTGCGGGGCGGCGACGTGAAGCTGGTGCACCGGCCGGGCGCGGTCCAGTCGCAGCTGCGGTTGTCCGCGCAGGCGCTGCCCCGCACCGACCCGCAGTACCCGGCGCTGCAGATCGCGAACCTGACCTTCGGCGGGTACTTCTCCTCGCGGTTGGTGGAGAACATCCGCGAGGACAAGGGCTACACCTACGGCGCGCACTCCTCGTTCGAGTTCACCCCGGGCAACGGCACGCTGCTGGTGGACGCCGACACGGCCAGCGAGGTGACCGCGGCCGCGCTGCTGGAGACCCGCTACGAGCTGGCGAGGCTGGCGCTGGTGCCGCCGACCCAGTCCGAGGTCGAGTCCGCCCGCCAGTACGCCATCGGCGGCCTGCTCACCTCCACCGCCTCGCAGTCCGGGATGGCTTCCACGCTCGTCGCGCTGGCGGTGGCCGGGCTGACGCAGGAATGGCTGGTGGAGCACCCGGAGCGGCTGCGCGAGGTGACTGTCGAGCAGGTGGCCGAGGCGGCCAAGCGGTTGGCCCCGACCTCCTTCACCGGCGTGGTCGTCGGCGACGCGGACCTGCTGGCCGACCAGCTGCGGCTGCTCGGTGGTGTGGTGCTGCCGTGA
- a CDS encoding M16 family metallopeptidase — protein MVEPQLHRVTLPNGLRVVLAPDSAAGQASGQAPVVGVSVHYDVGFRSEPEGRTGFAHLFEHLMFQGSESLEKLAHFRHVQGSGGTFNGSTHQDYTDYYQVLPSAALERALFLEADRMRAPKITEENLRNQVDVVKEEIRLNVLNRPYGGFPWILLPPVLYSTFANAHNGYGDFTDLEQATVEDCAAFFDTYYAPGNAVLTVAGDIDVERTTELVHKHFGDVPAREVAPRPSFGEPFPAGELRGKQVDPHAPLPAVALGYRLPDPVGELDAYLADVVLAAILSDGDASRLQQRLLHRDSLVVDVHAGCGLMGAPLDARDPDTFTITAIHTPEVGLDRVVGAIDEELEKLAADGPSADELSRVTARWAASLYREHDRVISRTLDLGSAELLHGRAELISELPKRIGEVSAEDVAAAAKALRSDARAVLEIEPAGDENGGAA, from the coding sequence ATGGTCGAACCCCAGCTGCATCGCGTTACGTTGCCCAACGGGCTGCGCGTGGTGCTGGCACCGGACTCGGCAGCGGGCCAAGCGTCAGGGCAGGCTCCTGTGGTCGGTGTCAGCGTGCACTACGACGTGGGCTTCCGTTCCGAACCGGAGGGGCGCACCGGCTTCGCGCACCTCTTCGAGCACCTGATGTTCCAGGGCAGTGAGAGCCTGGAGAAGCTCGCGCACTTCCGCCACGTGCAGGGTTCCGGTGGCACCTTCAACGGTTCGACGCACCAGGACTACACCGACTACTACCAGGTGCTGCCCTCGGCCGCGCTGGAGCGGGCGCTGTTCCTCGAAGCGGACCGGATGCGGGCGCCGAAGATCACCGAGGAGAACCTGCGCAACCAGGTGGACGTGGTCAAGGAGGAGATCCGGCTCAACGTCCTCAACCGGCCCTACGGCGGGTTCCCGTGGATCCTGCTGCCCCCGGTGCTGTACTCGACCTTCGCCAACGCGCACAACGGCTACGGCGACTTCACCGACCTGGAACAGGCGACGGTCGAGGACTGCGCCGCCTTCTTCGACACCTACTACGCGCCCGGCAACGCGGTGCTCACCGTGGCCGGTGACATCGACGTCGAGCGCACCACCGAGCTGGTGCACAAGCACTTCGGCGACGTCCCGGCCCGCGAGGTCGCACCGCGGCCGTCGTTCGGCGAGCCGTTCCCGGCCGGCGAGCTGCGCGGCAAGCAAGTCGACCCGCACGCGCCGCTGCCGGCGGTAGCCCTCGGCTACCGGCTGCCCGACCCGGTCGGTGAGCTGGACGCCTACCTGGCCGACGTGGTGCTGGCCGCGATCCTGAGCGACGGCGACGCCTCCCGCCTGCAGCAGCGCCTGCTGCACCGGGACTCGCTGGTCGTCGACGTGCACGCCGGTTGCGGTCTGATGGGCGCGCCGCTGGACGCCCGCGACCCGGACACCTTCACCATCACCGCGATCCACACCCCGGAGGTCGGGCTCGACCGGGTGGTCGGCGCGATCGACGAGGAGCTGGAGAAGCTGGCCGCCGACGGCCCGAGCGCCGACGAGCTCTCCCGGGTCACCGCCCGCTGGGCCGCCAGCCTCTACCGCGAACACGACCGGGTGATCTCCCGGACGCTCGACCTGGGCAGCGCCGAGCTGCTGCACGGCCGGGCCGAGCTGATCTCCGAGCTGCCGAAGCGGATCGGCGAGGTCAGCGCCGAGGACGTCGCCGCGGCGGCGAAGGCGCTGCGCTCCGATGCCCGCGCGGTCCTGGAGATCGAACCCGCTGGTGACGAGAACGGAGGTGCGGCATGA
- a CDS encoding ESX secretion-associated protein EspG, whose protein sequence is MSVLGRWQLLPVHLDVVLKYLEIDALTLPLNSRSFGRTTEQLGRIAQAEIERMTAAGILVNDEIQPNLAEALKLLARPYLWVDSLWFPQIGEDHCWRTVAAVTEGNRVVLGVQTPSEDPAHGGMLTVEVHEGVPLPQVLLPTLPPAPPGNRGPARVPASSFRPDQPDEDQQSSYMQTATQQRGSSGDREYDLYQAIGRAQHVRLGQIAANLRDQYGRTKRSSIVKWFDNVEPDGRYLDHNVRGNTGEQIYMLTPADARTIGAEIDRMIAQVR, encoded by the coding sequence GTGAGCGTGTTGGGTCGCTGGCAGTTGCTGCCGGTTCATCTCGACGTCGTCCTCAAGTACCTGGAGATCGACGCGCTGACGCTCCCGCTGAACAGCCGCTCCTTCGGGCGCACCACCGAGCAGCTCGGCCGGATCGCCCAGGCGGAGATCGAGCGCATGACCGCTGCGGGGATCCTCGTCAACGACGAGATCCAGCCGAATCTGGCCGAGGCCCTCAAGCTGCTCGCCCGTCCGTACCTGTGGGTGGACTCGCTCTGGTTCCCCCAGATCGGGGAAGACCACTGCTGGCGAACGGTCGCGGCGGTGACGGAGGGGAACCGGGTTGTGCTCGGGGTGCAGACCCCGAGCGAAGATCCTGCCCACGGCGGGATGCTGACCGTCGAGGTGCACGAAGGCGTTCCGCTGCCGCAGGTGCTGTTGCCGACGCTTCCGCCCGCGCCGCCGGGCAACCGCGGACCGGCTCGGGTGCCCGCCAGCTCGTTCCGCCCGGACCAGCCGGACGAGGACCAGCAGAGCAGCTACATGCAGACCGCGACGCAGCAGCGGGGCAGCAGCGGCGATCGCGAGTACGACCTGTACCAGGCGATCGGCCGGGCCCAGCACGTCCGGCTGGGGCAGATCGCGGCAAACCTCCGCGATCAGTACGGCCGGACGAAGCGCTCGTCGATCGTCAAGTGGTTCGACAACGTCGAGCCCGATGGTCGTTACCTGGACCACAACGTGCGCGGCAACACCGGTGAGCAGATCTACATGCTCACCCCCGCCGATGCTCGCACGATCGGGGCGGAGATCGATCGGATGATCGCGCAGGTGCGCTGA
- a CDS encoding PPE domain-containing protein, whose amino-acid sequence MGFGDWVGDRISDVGNTIHDAGAGVFGYDTVAQKEAKERAQQASQDGQNERNELQQRNQALQDGVVGYDPPGISQCVNWSGFSHADIYRTNQDTINEGEVDKTAEAWVKLGKALRERGPQFDSKLKEIISGGWQGEAAEQAKTLGEPVKNWMEGSGNAFEMTGNNLKTVGSAAGQVKTSVPEPEGHSWGRTAASTIALGPLGGGGDALAQMKEREEAEKAAQETMGRVYSPTFTNVDAQMPAFQTPDGKVVTPPPPPPQPPTDWGRGGPGDGGGIGGGPGGGGPGGGLPGGGGPGGGYPGGGLPGGGGPGGGYPGGGGPGGGYPGGGYPGGVGPGGYTPPSGTGSAWADPPKIPGIGGPGGGLPGGGGPGGGLPGGGGPGAGGAGMVGGMAGGLGAGAAGAGMAGGGRAGAGGLGAGGAAGAGTGAGAAGARGAGGGRGMMGGGMGAAGQRGQGGEDDEHERPSWLEEQEDIWMNDMPKTAPPVLGE is encoded by the coding sequence ATGGGATTTGGGGATTGGGTCGGAGACCGGATCAGCGACGTCGGGAACACCATCCACGACGCCGGAGCGGGTGTCTTCGGGTACGACACCGTGGCCCAGAAGGAGGCCAAGGAGCGCGCCCAGCAGGCTTCGCAGGACGGTCAGAACGAGCGGAATGAGCTGCAGCAGCGCAACCAGGCGTTGCAGGACGGTGTCGTCGGGTACGACCCGCCGGGAATTTCCCAGTGCGTGAACTGGTCCGGGTTCAGCCATGCTGACATCTACCGGACCAACCAGGACACGATCAACGAGGGCGAGGTCGACAAGACCGCGGAAGCCTGGGTGAAACTGGGCAAGGCACTCCGCGAACGCGGTCCGCAGTTCGATTCCAAGCTGAAGGAGATCATCAGCGGCGGTTGGCAGGGAGAGGCCGCCGAGCAGGCCAAGACGCTCGGCGAACCGGTCAAGAACTGGATGGAAGGCAGTGGCAACGCCTTCGAGATGACCGGTAACAACCTGAAGACCGTGGGTTCTGCGGCGGGTCAGGTCAAGACGTCGGTTCCGGAGCCGGAGGGGCACAGCTGGGGACGGACGGCTGCCTCGACGATCGCGCTCGGCCCGCTCGGCGGTGGTGGTGACGCGCTCGCGCAGATGAAGGAGCGCGAAGAGGCGGAGAAGGCCGCCCAGGAGACCATGGGGCGCGTCTACAGCCCGACCTTCACCAACGTCGACGCCCAGATGCCGGCCTTCCAGACTCCCGACGGCAAGGTCGTCACCCCTCCGCCGCCACCGCCGCAGCCCCCCACTGACTGGGGTCGTGGTGGTCCTGGTGACGGCGGTGGGATCGGTGGCGGTCCCGGTGGCGGCGGCCCTGGCGGCGGTCTGCCCGGTGGTGGCGGTCCCGGCGGCGGTTATCCGGGTGGTGGTTTGCCGGGTGGCGGTGGTCCCGGCGGTGGTTACCCGGGTGGTGGCGGTCCTGGTGGCGGCTACCCAGGTGGCGGCTACCCGGGTGGCGTTGGCCCCGGTGGCTACACCCCGCCGTCCGGAACAGGCAGTGCATGGGCCGATCCGCCCAAGATTCCCGGAATCGGCGGCCCTGGTGGCGGTCTGCCCGGTGGTGGCGGTCCCGGCGGCGGTCTCCCCGGCGGTGGCGGTCCCGGAGCAGGTGGCGCTGGCATGGTCGGCGGTATGGCCGGTGGCCTCGGTGCTGGTGCGGCCGGGGCCGGGATGGCCGGTGGTGGCCGAGCCGGAGCTGGCGGACTCGGTGCTGGAGGCGCTGCCGGAGCGGGAACTGGAGCCGGTGCTGCCGGAGCCCGGGGCGCCGGTGGCGGCCGCGGCATGATGGGCGGCGGTATGGGTGCTGCTGGTCAACGCGGTCAGGGCGGCGAGGACGACGAGCACGAGCGTCCGTCCTGGCTCGAGGAGCAGGAGGACATCTGGATGAACGACATGCCGAAGACCGCACCCCCGGTTCTGGGCGAGTAA
- a CDS encoding DUF3558 family protein produces the protein MATAGLALVGLSACSGGSTGGGEQPQTSAAQSSGLADFDVCNFFTAGDLSAFGVQGPGEPDSTIDTEPGCNFRGDVKDVTLYKVPDTAFDAYTKQGNFGSLTPYEIDGRKAANGVTKGSEGQGICSAFLDAGGGTVIVTVTGLMRDSVADPCGEAEKVARQIEPRLPE, from the coding sequence GTGGCGACAGCAGGTCTGGCACTGGTTGGGCTGTCCGCCTGTTCCGGTGGGTCGACTGGAGGTGGCGAGCAGCCGCAGACCTCCGCAGCGCAGAGCTCGGGTCTGGCTGATTTCGACGTCTGCAACTTCTTCACCGCAGGCGATCTGTCCGCTTTCGGGGTACAAGGCCCGGGCGAGCCGGACAGCACGATTGACACTGAGCCGGGGTGCAACTTCCGAGGCGATGTCAAGGACGTCACGCTCTACAAGGTTCCCGACACCGCGTTCGACGCTTACACGAAGCAGGGCAATTTCGGCTCGCTGACGCCGTACGAGATCGACGGCAGGAAAGCGGCGAACGGTGTGACCAAGGGGTCGGAGGGGCAAGGCATTTGTTCAGCGTTCCTCGACGCTGGAGGCGGCACGGTCATCGTGACGGTGACGGGCTTGATGAGGGATTCGGTCGCTGATCCGTGCGGCGAGGCGGAGAAGGTCGCGCGGCAGATCGAGCCGAGACTTCCTGAGTGA